A window of the Tenebrio molitor chromosome 1, icTenMoli1.1, whole genome shotgun sequence genome harbors these coding sequences:
- the LOC138132181 gene encoding uncharacterized protein codes for MSRFGIASLENIDKEVDSITPANSKRSKNSVWGQFQCFCKERNYKFEKSSSKDELANMLKDWGFNMKRKDGEDYKESVVKITWNFTAKQLQEFYYKEHNVKFDPFADVEFSSARAARDAKRRNLQTDPKKRKLSSAAISKQEMERMVEMCDENTPTGLQKKLFLIAGYELAWRGGEAGASCLHHFSQEKNNEGASTGRIEYNPVVTKTCQGGAKKLDDSKWLITNANSPEICPVRLFKKLLEKRTRFITSDRLFLTANPNWRNISSKGWYKNMPVGRNTVSTWMNLLTQKIGIDTKAVKITNHSIRASAVSNLAKERVNEEQLIKLTGHSNTHSIRPYLQMDAEHHKRIVLRMRNDSESRVVLNSNTTSSSSDVFSRGNVHYNNCIFNFK; via the exons atgtcacgttttGGGATTGCAAGTTTAGAAAATATCGACAAAGAAGTAGATTCCATAACGCCGGCGAACAGCAAGAGAAGCAAGAATTCCGTCTGGGGTCAGTTTCAGTGtttttgcaaagaaagaaattacAAGTTCGAAAAATCATCGTCAAAGGATGAATTAGCCAATATGCTAAAAGACTGGGGCTTCAATATGAAGCGGAAAGATGGGGAAGACTATAAAGAGTCAGTAGTGAAGATTACGTGGAACTTCACCGCCAAACAACTACAGGAATTCTACTACAAGGAACACAACGTCAAATTTGATCCATTTGCCGACGTCGAATTTAGCAGCGCTCGAGCTGCTAGGGATGCCAAGCGGAGAAATTTACAAACGGATccgaagaaaagaaaattgagCTCAGCAGCCATAAGTAAACAAGAAATGGAAAGAATGGTCGAAATGTGCGATGAAAATACGCCCACCGgactacaaaaaaaattatttttgattgcTGGCTACGAACTTGCGTGGAGGGGAGGAGAGGCTGGCGCATCTTGTCTTCACCACTTTTCGCAAGAAAAGAACAACGAGGGTGCTAGTACTGGACGCATAGAGTACAATCCTGTCGTCACGAAAACCTGTCAAGGAGGGGCGAAAAAATTAGATGATAGCAAATGGTTGATTACTAACGCAAATTCTCCAGAGATATGTCCAGTTCG aTTATTTAAGAAACTTTTGGAAAAAAGAACTAGATTTATTACCAGCGATAGATTATTTTTGACAGCCAACCCAAATTGGCGCAACATTTCTTCCAAAGGCTGGTACAAAAATATGCCTGTAGGACGGAATACCGTTTCAACTTGGATGAACCTATTAACTCAGAAAATTGGAATCGACACAAAAGCGGTGAAGATCACAAATCACTCCATACGAGCCAGTGCAGTTTCTAATTTAGCAAAGGAAAGAGTTAATGAAGAACAACTAATAAAACTTACAGGGCATAGTAATACGCATTCAATACGTCCCTACCTACAAATGGATGCAGAACATCATAAACGGATAGTGTTACGTATGAGGAACGACTCTGAATCACGTGTTGTTCTTAATTCTAATACAACTTCAAGTAGTTCTGATGTATTTTCCAGAGGGAATGTTCATTACAATaattgtatatttaattttaagtga